The Cyanobacteria bacterium GSL.Bin1 genome includes the window ATTATCTTCACTCGTTTTTCTAAGTAGAAACTGAGTTTTTGATAATAAAGAGATTAATATTTTTTTGCATCCAACTTAGCCGAGAAAGGAGAATTAAAAGAACGCTTTAACAACAGCCATCCCCTTGATAATGCCATGTTGATGCAGTAACAACAATGGTGTCTGGAAACTGTTGGGCAAGTTGATGAGCGGTTTTATCACAAACCCCTAAAGGAACGCCTTTTTGGAAAGTATGTCCTTTCCCGTCATCCCAAGTTTCTTCTGAACCCCGATAAATGGCTGTTTTCCCAGTAAAAATGCAAGCACCATCGGCTGGGGTGGGAACTTTCAATGCAACTGAGTCTAAACTATCCAACTGTAAATCTTCACTTAAGCCATAGGTGGCGGTATCGAGTAGGCGATAAGGGCGACGGGCGCGCACTTCAATTTCACCAAACCCAGCTTCTACTAAGCAATTCATATACTCAGGGTAAGTCAGTGCGCCGGAAAGACACATTGCTCGTAACCGTTCATCTTGACGGAGTTTGTCTGGAATCGGCTGAGTGGCAATGGGGTCACTCATCAATAAACGACCGCCGGGTTTGAGAACGCGATAAACTTCTTTGAGGGCAGTTTTTAAGTCTTGCCGTTCAAAGATATTAAACAGACAATTTTGCGCCACAACATCAACGGATTCATTCCGAACGGGTAAATTAAAGGCATCCCCAGAAACAATTTTGACAAAACTGGGGTCAAACCACTCGTTTTGTTTCGCAGCTTGGTGAAGATTCTGTTTGGCGACCTCGCGCATTTCTGCAACCGGTTCCACCGCAATAATGGCTTCCGGACGAGGGGAAAAATAAGCAAATTGCAGGGCTTCTAACCCTCCGCCAATGCCAACATAGAGGACAGTGGGTTGATTCCCTAATTCTGTGGGTTGAACGGTTGTGCCACAGCCGTAGTTCATTTCCTGCATAGCAGAGGGAATACTGAGTCCGGGGAGTTGAAAGGAGCCATTTTGAACGCAACATAAGCCCAATTCTGGGGTTTCGGCGACTTGTTTATAAAATTGTGCGGTTGTTTCGAGATAAGTCATATTCATTTCTCTGTTTGCTGAGCAACGGTCGCAGCAGGCGCCTTCTGTTTA containing:
- a CDS encoding methyltransferase domain-containing protein; this translates as MTYLETTAQFYKQVAETPELGLCCVQNGSFQLPGLSIPSAMQEMNYGCGTTVQPTELGNQPTVLYVGIGGGLEALQFAYFSPRPEAIIAVEPVAEMREVAKQNLHQAAKQNEWFDPSFVKIVSGDAFNLPVRNESVDVVAQNCLFNIFERQDLKTALKEVYRVLKPGGRLLMSDPIATQPIPDKLRQDERLRAMCLSGALTYPEYMNCLVEAGFGEIEVRARRPYRLLDTATYGLSEDLQLDSLDSVALKVPTPADGACIFTGKTAIYRGSEETWDDGKGHTFQKGVPLGVCDKTAHQLAQQFPDTIVVTASTWHYQGDGCC